A window of the Gemmatirosa kalamazoonensis genome harbors these coding sequences:
- the panC gene encoding pantoate--beta-alanine ligase: MRIVRTVAELRALLDDERRAGRTVGLVPTMGYFHEGHASLMRRARDACDVVVVSLFVNPTQFDDPADLVAYPRDEARDASVAAVAGVAYLFAPEPAEIYPPGFATSVTVARVTEPMEGAQRGPGHFRGVATVVAKLFNIVQPHAAFFGQKDAQQALVVRRMARDLDFRLRVEVCPTVREPDGLAMSSRNVRLDADARRRAVALARGLEAARSRVLDGATNAVDVVATGRDAMRALDVEPEYFEVVSADTLEPVDPLAGELLVAVAARVGGVRLIDNVLVDAGAR; encoded by the coding sequence ATGAGAATCGTGCGCACGGTCGCGGAGCTGCGTGCGCTGCTCGACGACGAGCGGCGCGCGGGCCGTACGGTCGGCCTCGTGCCGACGATGGGCTACTTCCACGAGGGCCACGCGTCGCTCATGCGCCGCGCGCGCGACGCGTGCGACGTCGTCGTGGTGTCGCTGTTCGTGAACCCCACGCAGTTCGACGATCCCGCGGACCTCGTGGCGTACCCGCGCGACGAGGCGCGCGACGCGAGCGTCGCCGCGGTTGCGGGCGTCGCGTACCTGTTCGCGCCGGAGCCCGCGGAGATCTACCCGCCGGGATTCGCCACGAGCGTCACCGTGGCGCGGGTCACCGAGCCGATGGAGGGCGCGCAGCGCGGACCGGGCCACTTCCGCGGCGTGGCGACGGTCGTCGCCAAGCTGTTCAACATCGTGCAGCCGCACGCGGCGTTCTTCGGGCAGAAGGACGCGCAGCAGGCGCTCGTCGTGCGGCGCATGGCGCGCGACCTGGACTTCCGGCTGCGCGTCGAGGTGTGCCCCACGGTGCGCGAGCCCGACGGCCTCGCGATGTCCAGCCGCAACGTGCGCCTCGACGCCGACGCGCGGCGACGCGCGGTGGCACTCGCGCGCGGGCTGGAGGCCGCGCGCTCACGCGTGCTCGACGGCGCCACGAACGCCGTCGATGTCGTCGCCACTGGGCGCGACGCGATGCGCGCGCTCGACGTCGAGCCCGAGTACTTCGAGGTCGTCTCCGCCGACACGCTCGAGCCGGTGGATCCGCTCGCCGGCGAGCTGCTCGTCGCCGTCGCCGCGCGCGTCGGGGGCGTGCGGCTCATCGACAACGTGCTCGTCGACGCGGGGGCGCGATGA
- the panB gene encoding 3-methyl-2-oxobutanoate hydroxymethyltransferase, whose protein sequence is MTAPVTTGDLAAMKRRGDPIVMVTAYDHVTARVAESAGVDAVLVGDSAAMTVLGYPSTREIGVDELLVLTRAVRRGLVRPLLVGDLPYASYEASDAQALGTARRFVDAGCAAVKMEGAGPIADRARALVRAGIPVMGHVGLTPQASAGPEGYRVRGATADEVLGIRRDVDALVDAGCFAIVFEAIPAAVAALLVPAIPVPVIGIGAGPATDGQVLVFHDLVGLSEGRAPRFVKRYAALGPLMVDAVARYAAETRAREFPAPEHTYRIPAAELEAARVAIDGAAAT, encoded by the coding sequence ATGACGGCGCCGGTGACGACGGGCGATCTCGCGGCGATGAAGCGGCGCGGCGACCCGATCGTGATGGTGACCGCGTACGACCACGTCACGGCGCGCGTCGCGGAGTCGGCCGGCGTCGACGCAGTGCTGGTTGGCGACTCCGCGGCGATGACGGTCCTCGGCTACCCGTCCACGCGTGAGATCGGCGTCGACGAGCTGCTCGTGCTCACGCGCGCGGTGCGGCGCGGCCTCGTGCGGCCACTGCTCGTCGGCGATCTGCCGTACGCCAGCTACGAGGCGTCGGACGCGCAGGCGTTGGGCACCGCGCGGCGCTTCGTCGACGCCGGGTGCGCCGCGGTGAAGATGGAGGGCGCCGGCCCGATCGCCGACCGCGCGCGCGCGCTCGTGCGCGCCGGCATTCCCGTGATGGGCCACGTCGGGCTCACGCCGCAGGCGAGCGCGGGTCCCGAGGGCTACCGGGTGCGCGGCGCGACGGCCGACGAGGTGCTCGGCATCCGCCGCGACGTCGACGCGCTCGTCGACGCGGGGTGCTTCGCGATCGTGTTCGAGGCGATCCCCGCGGCGGTCGCGGCGCTGCTCGTGCCCGCGATCCCGGTCCCGGTGATCGGGATCGGCGCCGGGCCGGCGACCGACGGGCAGGTGCTCGTGTTCCACGACCTCGTGGGCCTCAGCGAGGGACGCGCGCCGCGGTTCGTGAAGCGCTACGCGGCGCTCGGCCCGCTCATGGTCGACGCGGTCGCGCGGTATGCGGCCGAGACGCGCGCGCGTGAGTTCCCCGCGCCGGAGCACACCTACCGCATCCCCGCGGCCGAGCTGGAGGCGGCGCGCGTCGCCATCGACGGCGCGGCGGCGACGTGA
- a CDS encoding glycerophosphodiester phosphodiesterase → MSGTRAFSRIASALLVVACAAPPRTAARTAPPSSTPIVIAHRGASGHRPEHTLAAYDLAIAMGADFVEPDLVRTKDGVLVARHENEIGGTTDVARRFPQRRTTKTVDGATVTGWFAEDFTLAELKTLRATERLPFRSHAYDGQEPVPTFDEVLALVERRARETGRRIGVYPETKHPSYFRALGLPLEEPLVAALRAHGLDRRDAPVFVQSFEASSLQRLRGLTRVPLVQLMDATAAYAAMTTPAGLAAVRRYADAIGVEKGMVQPVGADGSLGTPTSLVSDAHAAGLAVHVWTLRSDSAFLPRGYAGDPAAEWRRLAALGVDGIFGDYPDVGVRALRERKQRPDR, encoded by the coding sequence GTGAGCGGGACACGCGCGTTCTCTCGTATCGCGTCGGCGTTGCTCGTCGTCGCGTGCGCCGCCCCGCCGCGCACCGCGGCGCGCACCGCGCCGCCGTCGTCGACGCCCATCGTCATCGCGCACCGCGGCGCCAGCGGCCATCGCCCCGAGCACACGCTCGCCGCGTACGACCTCGCGATCGCGATGGGCGCCGACTTCGTGGAGCCCGATCTCGTGCGCACGAAGGACGGCGTGCTCGTCGCGCGCCACGAGAACGAGATCGGCGGCACCACCGACGTGGCGCGCCGCTTTCCGCAGCGGCGCACCACGAAGACCGTCGACGGCGCGACGGTCACCGGATGGTTCGCGGAGGACTTCACGCTGGCCGAGCTGAAGACGCTGCGCGCCACCGAGCGGCTGCCGTTCCGCTCGCACGCGTACGACGGCCAGGAGCCGGTGCCGACGTTCGACGAGGTGCTCGCGCTCGTCGAGCGCCGCGCGCGCGAGACGGGGCGGCGCATCGGCGTGTACCCCGAGACGAAGCACCCGAGCTACTTCCGCGCGCTCGGCCTGCCGCTCGAGGAGCCGCTCGTCGCGGCGCTCCGCGCGCACGGGCTCGATCGGCGCGACGCGCCGGTGTTCGTGCAGTCGTTCGAGGCAAGCAGCCTGCAGCGGCTCCGCGGCCTGACGCGCGTGCCGCTCGTGCAGCTCATGGACGCGACCGCCGCGTACGCCGCGATGACGACGCCGGCGGGGCTCGCCGCCGTCCGCCGCTACGCGGACGCGATCGGCGTGGAGAAGGGGATGGTGCAGCCGGTCGGCGCCGACGGATCGTTAGGCACGCCGACGTCGCTCGTGTCGGACGCGCACGCGGCGGGGCTCGCGGTGCACGTCTGGACGCTGCGCAGCGACTCCGCGTTCCTGCCGCGCGGCTATGCCGGCGACCCCGCGGCCGAGTGGCGCCGCCTCGCCGCGCTCGGCGTGGACGGCATCTTCGGCGACTATCCCGACGTCGGCGTGCGCGCGCTTCGTGAGAGGAAGCAACGTCCGGACCGTTAG
- a CDS encoding YbjQ family protein, translating into MPYVPPHIRAALSTPDFHTTTGNALDGYDVVETFGVVRGITVRSRSLAGTLGAVFQQMRGGEVSLLTELCEQTRRLAFELAIEHAQMLGANALLALRYDATEIMSGVSEVLCYGTAVRVVARRE; encoded by the coding sequence ATGCCATACGTCCCTCCACACATCCGGGCGGCGCTGAGCACGCCCGACTTCCACACGACGACCGGGAACGCGCTCGACGGCTACGACGTCGTGGAGACGTTCGGCGTCGTGCGCGGCATCACGGTGCGGTCGCGCTCCCTCGCCGGCACGCTCGGCGCGGTGTTCCAGCAGATGCGCGGCGGCGAGGTGTCGCTGCTCACCGAGCTGTGCGAGCAGACGCGGCGGCTCGCGTTCGAGCTCGCGATCGAGCACGCGCAGATGCTCGGCGCGAACGCGCTGCTCGCCCTCCGCTACGACGCGACCGAGATCATGTCGGGCGTGTCGGAGGTGCTGTGCTACGGCACGGCGGTGCGCGTGGTGGCGCGCCGGGAGTGA
- a CDS encoding ATP-binding protein yields the protein MEKLRQALVNLLSNAVKFTGRGGGAIEPFVQVRADLRRPTEGTGLGLAISRDLARAMGGDLTVASTVGAGSTFTLTLPSA from the coding sequence GTGGAGAAGCTGCGCCAGGCGCTCGTGAACCTGCTGTCGAACGCGGTGAAGTTCACCGGCCGCGGCGGCGGCGCGATCGAGCCGTTCGTGCAGGTGCGCGCCGACCTGCGCCGGCCGACGGAGGGCACGGGCCTCGGCCTGGCGATCAGCCGGGACCTCGCGCGCGCGATGGGCGGCGACCTCACCGTGGCGAGCACGGTGGGCGCGGGGAGCACGTTCACGTTGACGCTGCCGAGCGCGTGA
- a CDS encoding PAS domain-containing protein — protein sequence MEAILASISDAFFALDRAWRFTYLNDHAWEEFPLALGTTFEREYRHAMERERFRTVQEASPNGFLTLAPIRARA from the coding sequence GTGGAGGCGATCCTCGCGAGCATCAGCGACGCGTTCTTCGCGCTGGACCGCGCGTGGCGCTTCACGTACCTGAACGACCACGCGTGGGAGGAGTTCCCGCTCGCGTTAGGCACGACGTTCGAGCGCGAGTACCGGCACGCGATGGAGCGGGAGCGGTTCCGCACGGTGCAGGAAGCGTCGCCGAATGGCTTCCTCACGCTCGCGCCGATCCGCGCAAGGGCCTAA
- a CDS encoding GAF domain-containing sensor histidine kinase, with amino-acid sequence MSTTQPPIHPAFNGMLESLVRLIEHQSPAMRCSILLLDEDGVTLRHGAAPSLPTPYCQAIDGLQIGAGVGSCGTAAFTRETTIVTDIATHPYWVPFRDLALRHGLRACWSTPILAASGACLGTFAMYYDVPRQPGVRDIALIQTAAALAAALLERETLLATSEADRRALGEANHLLEEQQAELEIANQQLQENTVELEMQATALEAARDEAEAANRAKSEFLAAMSHELRTPLNAIAGYADLLLDGVRGELTPTQRGDLERIKRSGQHLLGLINDILNFAKLEAGKVEYHVDTLPVAPLIESLEELVRPQVDSKPLTYSHTIPVTDLVARCDAEKVRQVLLNLVTNAVKFTEPGGEIRVECDGDERNVRIAVRDTGRGIADEHLARIFDPFVQIDRERTPRSQQGVGLGLSISRDLARGMGGSLTAMSAPGEGSTFTLTLPRG; translated from the coding sequence ATGTCCACCACCCAGCCGCCCATCCATCCCGCGTTCAACGGGATGCTCGAGTCGCTCGTCCGGCTGATCGAGCATCAGAGCCCCGCCATGCGCTGCTCCATCCTCCTGCTCGACGAGGACGGAGTGACGCTGCGCCACGGCGCCGCGCCGAGCCTGCCCACGCCGTACTGCCAGGCCATCGACGGGCTGCAGATCGGCGCCGGCGTCGGCTCGTGCGGCACGGCGGCGTTCACGCGTGAGACGACCATCGTCACGGACATCGCCACGCACCCGTACTGGGTGCCGTTCCGCGACCTCGCGCTGCGGCACGGGCTGCGGGCGTGCTGGTCGACGCCGATCCTCGCCGCGTCGGGCGCCTGTCTCGGCACGTTCGCGATGTACTACGACGTGCCGCGCCAGCCGGGCGTGCGCGACATCGCGCTCATCCAGACCGCCGCGGCGCTCGCCGCCGCGCTGCTGGAGCGCGAGACGCTGCTCGCGACGAGCGAGGCCGATCGCCGCGCGCTCGGTGAGGCGAACCACCTGCTCGAGGAGCAGCAGGCCGAGCTCGAGATCGCGAACCAGCAGCTGCAGGAGAACACCGTCGAGCTGGAGATGCAGGCGACCGCGCTGGAAGCCGCGCGCGACGAGGCGGAGGCGGCGAACCGCGCGAAGAGCGAGTTCCTCGCCGCGATGAGCCACGAGCTGCGCACCCCGCTGAACGCGATCGCCGGCTACGCCGACCTGCTGCTCGACGGCGTGCGCGGCGAGCTGACGCCGACGCAGCGCGGTGACCTGGAGCGCATCAAGCGCAGCGGCCAGCACCTGCTCGGCCTCATCAACGACATCCTGAACTTCGCGAAGCTGGAGGCGGGGAAGGTCGAGTACCACGTCGACACGCTGCCGGTGGCGCCGCTCATCGAGAGCCTCGAGGAGCTCGTGCGGCCGCAGGTGGACAGCAAGCCGCTGACGTACTCGCACACCATCCCGGTGACCGACCTCGTCGCGCGGTGCGACGCGGAGAAGGTGCGGCAGGTGCTGCTGAACCTCGTCACGAACGCGGTGAAGTTCACCGAGCCGGGGGGCGAGATCCGCGTCGAGTGCGACGGCGACGAGCGGAACGTGCGCATCGCCGTGCGCGACACCGGCCGGGGGATCGCCGACGAGCACCTCGCGCGGATCTTCGATCCGTTCGTGCAGATCGACCGCGAGCGCACGCCGCGGAGCCAGCAGGGCGTCGGGCTCGGGCTGTCGATCAGCCGCGACCTCGCGCGCGGCATGGGCGGATCGCTCACCGCGATGAGCGCCCCCGGCGAGGGATCCACGTTCACGCTGACGCTGCCGAGAGGCTGA
- a CDS encoding MFS transporter: MGERTNVRWVVVAVLFLVTAINYADRATISLAGPAIARQLRLDAVAMGYVFSAFGWAYVLAQLPGGWLLDRYGSKRVYAASLTLWSTFTLLTAGVGALASLGAVVALFALRFLVGAAEAPSFPANSRIVAAWFPASERGTASAIFNSAQYAATVVFAPLMGWLIASFGWPSVFVVMGALGLSFVLVWKALIHDPKTHPLANAAEVAYIEAGGGLVSMDQARRDDGPDLRYVGRLLRSRMLVGVYVAQYCINTLTYFFITWFPVYLVRERHMTILKAGFVAAIPAVCGFVGGVLGGVFSDALLKRGHSLSVARKTPIVAGMLLSMTMVACNYVSSQSAVIFLMALAFFGKGVGALGWAVNADTAPRQFAGLSGALFNTCGNLSGITTPIAIGYIVQGTGSFAWALVYVGAHALVAIVCYLGVVGRIHRVTLA, encoded by the coding sequence ATGGGAGAGAGGACCAACGTTCGCTGGGTCGTCGTCGCGGTGCTGTTCCTCGTCACGGCCATCAACTACGCCGACCGGGCGACCATCTCGCTCGCCGGTCCCGCCATCGCCCGCCAGCTGCGCCTCGACGCGGTCGCGATGGGCTACGTGTTCTCCGCGTTCGGGTGGGCGTACGTCCTCGCCCAGCTCCCTGGCGGCTGGCTGCTCGACCGCTACGGCTCCAAGCGCGTGTACGCGGCGAGCCTCACCCTCTGGTCGACGTTCACGCTGCTCACCGCCGGCGTCGGCGCGCTCGCGAGCCTCGGCGCCGTCGTCGCGCTGTTCGCGCTGCGGTTCCTCGTCGGCGCGGCGGAGGCGCCGTCGTTCCCGGCCAACAGCCGCATCGTCGCGGCGTGGTTCCCGGCGAGCGAGCGCGGCACCGCGTCGGCGATCTTCAACTCCGCGCAGTACGCGGCGACGGTCGTGTTCGCCCCGCTCATGGGATGGCTCATCGCGTCGTTCGGGTGGCCGTCGGTGTTCGTCGTCATGGGCGCGCTCGGTCTGTCGTTCGTCCTCGTCTGGAAGGCGCTGATCCACGACCCGAAAACGCACCCGCTCGCGAACGCCGCCGAGGTCGCGTACATCGAGGCGGGCGGGGGACTGGTGAGCATGGACCAGGCGCGGCGCGACGACGGCCCGGACCTCCGCTACGTCGGCCGGCTGCTGCGCAGCCGCATGCTCGTCGGCGTGTACGTCGCGCAGTACTGCATCAACACGCTCACCTACTTCTTCATCACGTGGTTTCCGGTGTACCTCGTGCGCGAGCGGCACATGACGATCCTGAAAGCGGGGTTCGTCGCCGCGATCCCCGCCGTGTGCGGCTTCGTCGGCGGCGTGCTGGGTGGCGTGTTCTCCGATGCGCTGCTGAAGCGCGGGCACTCGCTCAGCGTCGCGCGCAAGACGCCGATCGTCGCGGGCATGCTCCTCTCCATGACGATGGTGGCCTGCAACTACGTCTCGTCGCAGTCGGCGGTCATCTTCCTCATGGCGCTCGCGTTCTTCGGCAAGGGCGTCGGCGCGCTCGGCTGGGCGGTGAACGCCGACACCGCGCCGCGCCAGTTCGCGGGACTCAGCGGCGCGCTGTTCAACACGTGCGGCAACCTGTCGGGCATCACCACACCGATCGCCATCGGCTACATCGTGCAGGGCACCGGCTCGTTCGCGTGGGCGCTCGTCTACGTCGGCGCGCATGCGCTCGTCGCGATCGTCTGCTACCTCGGCGTGGTGGGCCGCATCCACCGGGTGACGCTCGCGTGA
- a CDS encoding enolase C-terminal domain-like protein, producing MRVIPVAGRDSMLLNLSGAHAPFFTRNLVVLEDSAGRTGVGEVPGGETIRATLDEACTLVVGRSLGERAGVLAAMRARFGDRDRAGRGAQTFDLRTTIHAVTAVECALLDLLGQHLGVPVAALLGDGVQRERVDVLGYLFFVGDRTRTGLGYRAAPNDRDPWLRLRDEPALTPVAVVRLAEAARERYGFRDFKLKGGVLAGDAEAEAVVALAERFPDARVTLDPNGAWSLDEAVRLCRGLRGVLAYAEDPCGAEGGYSAREIMAEFRRATGVPTATNMVATDFRQLAHAIQLQAVDIPLADAHFWTMAGAVRVAQLCDMFGLTWGSHSNNHFDVSLAMYVHVAAAAPGRVTAIDTHWIWQDGERLTREPLRIEGGAVALPKRPGLGVELDMAAVERAHALYERVGAGDRDDTIAMQSLIPGWTFDPRRPCLVR from the coding sequence ATGCGCGTGATCCCCGTCGCGGGGCGCGACAGCATGCTGCTCAACCTCAGCGGCGCGCACGCCCCGTTCTTCACGCGCAACCTCGTCGTGCTCGAGGACAGCGCGGGGCGCACCGGCGTCGGCGAGGTGCCGGGCGGCGAGACGATCCGCGCCACGCTCGACGAGGCATGCACGCTCGTCGTCGGCCGGTCGCTCGGCGAGCGCGCCGGCGTGCTCGCGGCGATGCGCGCGCGCTTCGGCGACCGCGATCGCGCGGGACGCGGCGCACAGACGTTCGACCTCCGCACCACGATCCACGCCGTCACCGCGGTGGAGTGTGCGCTGCTCGACCTCCTCGGCCAGCACCTCGGCGTCCCCGTGGCCGCGCTGCTCGGCGACGGCGTGCAGCGCGAGCGCGTCGACGTGCTCGGCTACCTGTTCTTCGTCGGCGACCGCACGCGCACGGGGCTCGGCTACCGGGCGGCGCCTAACGACCGCGATCCCTGGCTCCGTCTGCGCGACGAGCCGGCGCTGACGCCGGTGGCCGTCGTGCGACTCGCCGAGGCGGCGCGCGAGCGATACGGCTTCCGCGACTTCAAGCTGAAGGGCGGCGTGCTCGCCGGCGACGCGGAGGCCGAGGCGGTCGTCGCGCTCGCCGAGCGCTTTCCCGACGCGCGGGTCACGCTCGACCCGAACGGCGCGTGGTCGCTCGACGAGGCGGTGCGTCTGTGCCGCGGACTGCGCGGGGTGCTCGCCTACGCCGAGGATCCGTGCGGCGCGGAGGGCGGCTACTCGGCGCGCGAGATCATGGCCGAGTTCCGACGCGCCACCGGGGTCCCGACGGCGACGAACATGGTGGCGACCGACTTCCGCCAGCTCGCGCACGCCATCCAGCTCCAGGCGGTGGACATCCCGCTCGCCGACGCGCACTTCTGGACGATGGCGGGCGCCGTGCGCGTCGCGCAGCTCTGCGACATGTTCGGCCTCACCTGGGGCTCGCACTCCAACAACCACTTCGACGTCTCGCTCGCGATGTACGTCCACGTCGCCGCCGCGGCACCGGGCCGCGTCACCGCGATCGACACGCACTGGATCTGGCAGGACGGCGAGCGGCTCACACGCGAGCCGCTCCGCATCGAGGGCGGCGCCGTCGCGCTGCCGAAGCGACCGGGCCTCGGCGTGGAGCTGGACATGGCGGCGGTGGAGCGCGCGCACGCGCTGTACGAGCGTGTGGGCGCCGGCGATCGCGACGACACGATCGCCATGCAGTCGCTGATCCCCGGCTGGACGTTCGACCCGCGCCGCCCGTGCCTCGTCCGCTGA
- the garL gene encoding 2-dehydro-3-deoxyglucarate aldolase, which translates to MNRPAPYSAFPNAFKRDLRAGKRLIGCWVSLTSPVTAEIVGLAGFDWLLLDGEHAPNDLGTLVLQLMALKDSPSAPFVRPQSNDTVLIKRLLDAGFSNFLVPMVDSAEEAARAVAATRYPPAGVRGVSVSMRGNRYGTVADYQKLVNDEIVVAVQIESPHAVDDVDEICAVEGVDAVFIGPSDLAASLGRLGDASHPEVQDAMRRVIDRARAANVAVGILAPVEADARRYMDMGVTMVAVGSDQGLFRAATQALRDRFKD; encoded by the coding sequence ATGAATCGACCCGCGCCCTACTCGGCGTTCCCGAACGCGTTCAAGCGCGACCTCCGCGCCGGCAAGCGGCTCATCGGCTGCTGGGTGTCGCTCACGAGTCCCGTGACCGCCGAGATCGTGGGGCTCGCCGGCTTCGACTGGCTGCTGCTCGACGGCGAGCACGCGCCTAACGATCTCGGCACGCTCGTGCTGCAGCTGATGGCGCTGAAGGACAGCCCGAGCGCGCCGTTCGTGCGACCGCAGTCGAACGACACGGTGCTCATCAAGCGGCTGCTCGACGCGGGGTTCTCCAACTTCCTGGTGCCGATGGTCGACAGCGCGGAGGAAGCGGCGCGCGCCGTGGCGGCCACGCGCTACCCGCCCGCCGGCGTGCGCGGCGTGTCGGTGTCCATGCGTGGCAACCGCTACGGCACGGTCGCGGACTACCAGAAGCTCGTGAACGACGAGATCGTCGTCGCGGTACAGATCGAGAGCCCGCACGCGGTCGACGACGTCGACGAGATCTGCGCGGTGGAGGGCGTGGACGCGGTGTTCATCGGCCCCTCCGACCTCGCCGCGAGCCTCGGCCGCCTCGGCGACGCGTCGCACCCCGAGGTGCAGGACGCGATGCGCCGCGTCATCGACCGCGCGCGTGCCGCGAACGTCGCCGTCGGCATCCTGGCGCCGGTGGAAGCCGATGCGCGCCGCTACATGGACATGGGCGTCACGATGGTCGCTGTCGGCAGCGACCAGGGGCTGTTCCGCGCGGCGACGCAGGCGCTGCGCGATAGGTTCAAGGACTAG
- a CDS encoding 2-hydroxy-3-oxopropionate reductase, which produces MTKIGFIGLGIMGKPMAGHLIAAGHEVHLHSRSGVPSELTASGGHACASTKEVAQRADVVITMVPDTPDVAKALFDPDGVAEGLSTGKVVVDMSSISPVETKRFAERIAALGCDYVDAPVSGGEVGAKAASLTIMAGGTQAAFDRVRPLFELMGKNVTLVGDVGAGQTCKVANQIIVALNIEAVAEALLFAAKMGADPSKVRQALMGGFASSRVLEVHGARMIARTFEPGFRIALHQKDLGLALSSARAVGVSLPNTATAQELFNACAAQGGGGWDHSAMVRALERLADFEVAAP; this is translated from the coding sequence ATGACGAAAATCGGTTTCATCGGCCTCGGCATCATGGGAAAGCCCATGGCGGGTCATCTCATCGCGGCGGGACACGAGGTCCACCTGCACAGCCGCTCGGGCGTGCCGTCCGAGCTGACCGCGTCGGGCGGCCACGCGTGCGCGTCGACGAAGGAGGTCGCGCAGCGCGCCGACGTCGTCATCACGATGGTGCCCGACACGCCCGACGTCGCGAAGGCGCTGTTCGATCCGGACGGCGTCGCCGAGGGGCTCAGCACCGGCAAGGTCGTCGTCGACATGAGCTCCATCTCGCCGGTGGAGACGAAGCGGTTCGCCGAGCGCATCGCTGCGCTGGGCTGCGACTACGTCGACGCGCCCGTGTCCGGCGGCGAGGTCGGCGCGAAGGCCGCGAGCCTGACCATCATGGCCGGCGGCACGCAGGCCGCGTTCGATCGCGTCCGGCCGCTGTTCGAGCTGATGGGCAAGAACGTCACGCTCGTCGGCGACGTCGGCGCCGGACAGACGTGCAAGGTCGCGAACCAGATCATCGTCGCGCTCAACATCGAGGCCGTCGCCGAGGCGCTGCTGTTCGCGGCGAAGATGGGTGCCGATCCGTCGAAGGTGCGGCAGGCGCTCATGGGCGGCTTCGCGTCGTCGCGCGTGCTCGAGGTGCACGGCGCGCGCATGATCGCGCGCACGTTCGAGCCGGGCTTCCGCATCGCGCTCCACCAGAAGGACCTCGGCCTCGCGCTGTCGAGCGCGCGCGCCGTCGGCGTGTCGCTGCCGAACACCGCAACGGCGCAGGAGCTGTTCAACGCCTGCGCCGCGCAGGGCGGCGGCGGCTGGGACCACTCGGCCATGGTCCGCGCGCTCGAGCGGCTCGCGGACTTCGAGGTGGCGGCGCCGTGA